The genomic window CGGCGTGCTCGGCTCCGTGATGGCGGTGCTGCTCATCACCTCGTTGCACCGCCGCACCGAATATGACGGCGTCGGCGAACTCCAACGATCGACGGGGATCAGGCCGGCGACGCCCGCGGCGGCGGCGCTGACGACGACGTTCGTGGCCACCGCCGTACTCGGCGCGGGCGCCGGCGTCATCTTGTTCGGGCTGGGCGCCGTCGTCGACGAGTTTTATGCCGCCGGGGCACTCGCCTTCGGCGTGACGGTCTTTCTCATGACTTTCGCCGGCGCGCTGCTGGCCGAACTCGTCCTGCTCTTCGTCTCCGACGGCAGCTCGCTGACCCTGACGGCGCTGGTGACGATCGTCGCGTCCTTCCTCCTCCGCGCCGCCGCGGACGTCCAGGAGATCGACTGGCTCAACTGGCTGACCCCGCTCGGCTGGCGCGCCCAGATCGTGCCGTACGACCGCGACGACTGGTCCGCCGCCGCCATCGCCGCGGCGATCTGCCTCGTCGGCGTCGTCGCCGTGATGACCGCGGAGCGGTTCCGCTCCTTCGGGTCCGCCCTGGTGCGCATGCCATTGCCGAAGCGCACTCCCGACCGCCGCGTCCAGGGCATGTTCGGGCTGCACCGCCTGCAGATCACCCCGGCCGTGGTCGCATGGTTGGCGGTGCTCGCCGTGCTGGCGGCCTTCCTCATGGCCATGTCCGGCTCGATCCAGGAGCTGGTCGCAGGCGAGGGCGCCACCGGGGAGATCTTCCGGGACCTGCTCGGGGGCACCGCCGCCTACGAGGCGTTCATCGGCTACATCGCCCAGGTCTGTGGCATCCTCATCGCCGTCGCCGCGGTCAGCGTGATCCATGGGCTGAGCCGCATCGAGGCCGACCGCACCCTGGACCTGGCGCGCTCCACGGGGCTTCGCCGGGGGACGCCGCCGGCGGTGATTTTCAGCTGGGCGCTCATCGTCGCCGTCGCCTTGGTCGCGGTCTTGCACGGGGCGGGCGCCTTCGGGCTGTGGACGCAGGAGACGACCGTGCCGGAGGATTACACCACCCTGGCGTGGGCGTCCTGGTCGCAGTTGGCGGCGGCGTGGGTCACCCTCGGCTTCGCCACGGCCGTCGTCGGCCTGCGTCCGCAGGCCACCATGGCGACGTGGCTGATCGTCGGGGTCGCCGGGACGGTGGCGCTCGTCGGGGAGATCTTCCAGTTCCCGCAGTGGGCGATCGACCTCTCGCCGTTCTCACACACCATGGTGAACGCGGAAAGCGACGTCCTGCCTATCGTCGTCATGGTGCTGCTCGGCGCCGGCTTCACCGCCGTCGGCTTGGTGGGTGCGGCCCGGCGGGAAGTGCGCTGAGCGGCCTGCCCCTTAGCGCGGGTCCGGCCAGGCGCCCCGGTGGTAGGAGTCGGGGTAGGCGATCTTTTCGCGGGCGACGCCCAACTCGTGGGCGGCGCGCAGCGGGAAGTGCGGGTCGCGCAGCGCCTCGCGGCCGACGAGGACGGCGTCCGCCCGGTCTTCCGCGATGATCGCCTCCGCCTGCTGCGGGGAAGTGATCATGCCGACGGCGGCGGTGGGGACGTCCGCACGCCGGCGGATCTCCTCGGCGAAGCGCACCTGGTAGTTCGGGCCGACGGGGATCTCCGCGGGCACGAGCCCGCCGGAGGTGACGTCGATGAGGTCCACGCCCGCGGTCTTGAGCTCTTGGGCGAGCGTCACCGTCTGCTCCAGGTCCCACGCCGGTTCGTCGTCGACCCAATCCGTGGCGGACAGCCGCACGAGCAGCGGCATGTCGTCGGGGATCACGCCGCGCACGGCGGTGACCACCAAACTGAGCAGGCGGGTGCGGTCGTGGAAGGAACCGCCCCAGGAGTCCTCGCGGTGGTTCGTCAGCGGGGAGAGGAACTGGTGCAGCAGGTAGCCGTGGGCGGCGTGGATCTCGACGAGGTCGAAACCGGCCCGCACCGCGCGCCTCGCGGCGGCGGCGAAATGCTCGGGCAGGGCGCGGATTTCATCGCGGTCGAGTTCCTTCGGCGTCGCCATATTCGGGCCCGCGACGGGGGAGGGCGCCACCGGACGCCAGCCGCCGTGCTCTTCCGGGATCGTCTGGGAGCCGTAGTCCGGCTGGCTGGGCAACGCCGGCACCGTCGAGGACTTGCGCCCCGCGTGGTTGAGCTGCACGCCCATCTTCGCGCCCTGGGAGTGAACGAAGGCGACGATCTCCGCCCACGCCTTTTCCTGCTCGTCATTCCATAGCCCCGTGCACGCCGGGGAGATCCGCCCCTCCGGGGTCACGCCCGTCGACTCGGCGATCAGCAATCCGAAACCGCCGACGGCGCGCGCCCCGTAATGCGCGAAATGCCATCCCTCGGGGACTCCGTCCCGGTTCGTGCAGTGGTACTGGCACATGGGAGGAAGCCAAATCCGGTTGGCGATCTCGAGGCCGCGCAGGGTGAGGGGCTGATGCAGGTTCGTCATGGCCCCCAGGTTATCCACCCGCCGCGGTTTAAGGCTCGTAGACTGACCGGCCATGAGCGTCTCACAGAGAATCACAAAAATGGTCAAGGGCGTCGACCCGTTGATCGTCCTGATCATCCTCGCCGTCCTGATCGCCATCGTCGCGCCCGCCCGCGGCCAATTCGCGGAGTGGTTCGCGGTGGCCACCAACCTGGCCATCGCGTTGCTGTTCTTCCTCTACGGCGCCCGCTTGTCGACGAGGGAGGCGCTGGCCGGCCTGACGAACTGGAAGCTGCATCTGACGATCCTGGCGTTTACTTTTGTCATTTACCCGCTGCTGGGGTTGGCGTTGTATCCGTTGACGTTCTTCATTTCCGACGAGCTCTACCGCGGCATCCTGTTCATGACGCTGGTGCCGTCCACGGTGCAGTCGTCGGTGGCGTTCACCTCGATCGCCCGGGGCAACGTCTCGGGCGCGATCGTCGCCGCCTCAGCCAGCAGCCTCGTGGGCGTGTTCGCCACCCCGCTGCTGGTGATGGCCCTGATGTCGACGGGGGAGGGCGTGCACATCGACGCGCAGGTCTTCCTCGACATCGCGCTGCTGCTGTTGCTGCCGTTCGTCCTCGGCCAGCTCGTGCGCCGGTGGGCCAAGGGCTTCGCCGCGCACAAGGCGACGAAGGTCGTCGACCGCGGCTCCATCACCATGGTGGTGTACTCCGCTTTCTCCTCGGGCATGGTCGCCGGGGTCTGGACGCAGGTGGCGGTGTGGGAGATCGTCTTCCTCGTGGTGCTCTCCGCCGTCGTCGTGGTGTTCATGCTGTGGCTGACCCGCGTGATCTCCCAGTGGTTGGGCTTCCCGCGCGCCGACGTCATCGCCATCGAGTTCTGCGGCTCCAAGAAGTCGCTGGCCACGGGTCTGCCCATGGCGTCGGTGATCTTCGGGGGCGCGAGCCTGGGGCTGCTCATTCTGCCGCTGATGATCTACCACCAGATCCAGCTGATGATCTGCTCTTGGTTGGCGGCGCGCTACGGCAAGCAGACGCCGGAGGCGGTGGCGGCGTGACGGCGGTGGCCGGGCAGAGAAAATAACCCCCTCTGCGCAGGCTAAAAGCTAGCAATCCCCTGAACGCATGCCGTGAGAAGCTTGCATAATGTCCACGGAAAGGTCACTATGTTTCACGTGAAACGACACCTCTACGTCCGCACCGACCTCTTCGTTCCTGGGGTGGGCGCCCTCATCAACGTCGCCCACCTCGAGGAAATCGATGACACCCGGTGCACGCTGCGCCGCATGATCGAGATGAACGGCGAGGAGGTCATCATGGGTGCCTCCGTCGACGGCCACACCGTGGGAGCCGTGAACAAGCCCAACGAGACCGTCCCGCACCCCGACACCTACGACCAGTTCCCGGACATCTCGGCCACGTACCTCGAGGCCGATGAGTTTGATGCGCTGTGGACCGAGACCGTGGCCAAGTTCCCGGAGCTGTGCTGACCTCGCCCCGGCCCATCCTGCGACGGCCAGACGACTGCCACTCACTCCTCTTCGTCGAGAGCTTCCTCGGCTGTGTCTTCCCACAGGGCGGGCCGCGATCGAATCAGGGCAGCACGCTCGTGTAGGTGTGCGACAAGGGTGTCGTCGGAAACACCCCACTCGACTTCACCGACGGCGTCATCCTTGACGACGGCCTCCGCAAGAATCTTCTGCCATGTGCCGTCCTCCGTCCAGTTCCGCAGCCGTTCCCGAACGGTCTGCCAAGGGCCGTAGCGCCCGGGCAGATCCCGCCAGGGCGTTCCAGTTCGTAGTTTCCAGAAGACCGCATTGACCATCTGGCGATGACCGCTCTCCTCGCAGTCGGCCGAGTTGCCCGGCAGCAGGGGCGCAATGCGTTCCCAGGATTTATTGGTGAGTTCTCCACGACGAACCATGCCTCCCAGTCAACCTTGTCGGGCAGAGGCAGGGCGGGGAGACACGCCGACGCGGCGGCGGCCCACGACCGGGCACACCTTAAAACACGAAGTTCACCAAGGCCATGTACGCCAGCGTGCCGGTCAGAATGGATACCGCGGGGCGACGGAAGAGAAGGTGGGCCACCAGCGTCACCCCGACGCCGAGCAACCCCGCCACCAACCCGCCGGGCACCTCCCCGGAGCCGGCGAGCGTGTACACCACCAGCACCGTCATCACGCCCACGGGCATGGTCACGCCGAGCAGCTTCACCAGGTCTGAGTCGCCCAACGCCCGTCGCGCCCGGAACGGGATCGCGCGCAGCAACACCGTCACCACGGCGACCGGAACCAGCACCGCCAGCACCGTCCCCAGCCCGACGCCCGCAGGCAGCCCCGTCACTTACTCCACCGCCACGTCAGCCGGTCGTCCAGGCGAGGAGAATAAAAGCGCGCGAGCAGCACGAGGAAATACGCGCTGAGGGCCACCAACAGGATCTGGCCCGGAAACAACACGGCCGCCACGACGCCGAGCACCACCGCGATCAACGGCAGAGACAGGTCCGTGTTCGCCTTGAACGCCTCCAGCGCCAGGACGACGAACAGCGCGGTGAGCGCGAAGTCGAGCCCCAGCAGCTCCACCGTGATCCCGGCGCCGAAGAGCGCGCCCACCACCCCGGAGACCACCCACGCCAGCTGGCAGAAGACGGTGATGGTCAGCAGGCGGGTGGAGGAGACCGGGCGGCCGTCGGCGAGCGTGCCGTCCGCGCCCCAGCGCGAGGTGATCGCATACACCTCGTCCGTGAGCGCATAGGTCGCGTACGCCCGGCCCGCGCCCGGGGTGATGCGGTGGCGCGGGTACGTCAGGCCGTAGAAAATGTGGCGGAAGTTGACCAGAAAGCCGGTCAACAGCGACGGCAGCCAGCCGACGCCGGCGGTGACCATGCCCAGCGCCAAATACTCCATGGAGCCGGCGTAGATGACGACGGAGAAGATCGGCGCCCACCACCAGGCGAACCCCATCTGGGTGACCAGCAGGCCGAAGGCCAGGCCCAGGGGAACCATGCCTAAGCCGACGGCCCAGGAATCACGCAGACCCGCGGCCACCTCGGCGGCCGCGGGGGAACGGCGCGTCATCAGTTGTCCATGGTGTCTGCCGGGAAGGTGGAAAACAGCGGCAGCGGCATCTGCTGGCGGCGCATGACGTCGCCGTAGAGGTCCTGGGCGGCTGGGGCGATGACGTCGTGCGGCAGGGCGGGGGCCAGGAACCAGTCGCCGTTTTCGATCTCCTCGTGCAGCTGGCCCGGCGCCCACTCGGCGTAGCCGGCGAACAACCGCATGCCGTCGACGAGTTCGGCCAGCGATTCCGGGTCGGCGCGCAGGTCCACGTGCGCCAGCCGGTTGGCCAGGCGGTTGAGCTGCGGGGCGTCGTTCATGTCCACCCCGGTCTTGGTCACCGCCAGGCCCACGACGGACTGTTGGTTGACGGGCCCGCCGATGTAGAGGGCCTGCGGCTTGGCGGTCACCGGCAGCCAGTCGGGCATGACGTTGTAGACGGCCAGCTCGCTGCGGGCGGTGAGGTTGACGCCGAAGGTCATGCGGTCGGAGTGCTCGATGATGAGCACCACCGAGCGGGCGAACTCGGGGGAGAACATGCCCGGCGCCGCCACCAGCAGCATGCCCGGTGCCGGGTCGTTGCGCTCCAAGGCGTTGAACAACCGGTCCGCGTAAAAGTTAGGCACGTTTCCTCCCTGTGCTCAGTCTGCTGACTTGTCAGATTCCCACCACGCGCGCAGATGCGCAATCGCAGCGTCGCGTTCCAAGGGGCCATGCTCCAGGCGCAGCTCCTTGAGGTGGGCCCACGCCCTGCCCACGTCGGGGCCCGGCTTGAGGTCCAGGATCTCCATGATCTCATTGCCGTCGAGGTCCGGGCGCACCTTGGCCAGGTCTTCCTGCTGCTCCAGCTCCGCGATGCGCTCTTCCAACCCATCATAGGTGCGCTGCAGTCGCGCCGCCTTCTTGGCGTTGCGGGTGGTGGAGTCGGCGCGCACGAGCTTGTGCAGACGCGGCAGGAGCTCGCCGGCGTCGTTGACGTAGCGGCGCACCGCGGAGTCCGTCCACTGGCCTTCGCCGAAGCCGTGGAAGCGCATGTGCAGGTAGACCAGCTGGCTGATGTCGCTGACCCGGTGTTTGGGGTACTTCAGGGCGCGCAGCCGGCGTCGCGTCAACTTGGCCCCGACGACTTCGTGGTGGTGGAAGGTCACGCCGCCGCCCGGCTTGGCCGCGCGCGTGTCGGGCTTGCCGATGTCGTGCAGCAGCGCCGCCCAGCGCAGCACCAGGTCCGGGCCCTCGTCCTCCCGGTCGATGGCTTGGCGCATCACCTGCAGCGAATGGGCGTAGACGTCCTTGTGCTGCATGTGTTCATCGGCGGTCAGCCGCAGGGCGGGGATCTCGGGGAAGACGTGGTCCAGGATCCCGGTCTCCACGAGCAGATCGATGCCCGCGGCGGGGTCGGCGCCGAGGATGAGCTTGTCCAGCTCGACCTGGACGCGTTCGACGGTGATCCGCTTGATCTCGGTGGCCATGTCCGTCATCGCCTCCCGCACGCGCGGGGCGACGCCGAAACCCAGCTGGGAGACGAAGCGGGCGGCGCGCAGCATGCGCAGCGGGTCGTCGTTAAAGGAGATCTCCGGCTCGTCGGGAGTGTCCAGGCGCCGTTCCTGCAGGGCGGCGATCCCGCCGACGGGGTCGTGGAAGCGCACGTCCAACGCCCCGTCGACGAGCACGAGCTCCACGGCCATGGCGTTGACGGTGAAGTCACGGCGCACCAGGTCACCTTCGAGGGTGTCGCCGAAGGTGACCTCGGGGTTGCGGGTCACGCCGTCGTACTGGTCGGCGCGGAACGTCGTGATCTCCACGTCCTGCCCGCCGCGCTGGGCGGAGACGGTGCCGAAGTCGATGCCGGTGTCCCAGACGACGTCGGCCCAGGCGTCGAGAAGCCGCTTGACGACGTCCGGGCGCGCCGAGGTGGTGAAGTCCAGGTCCCCGGAGAGCCGGCCGAGCAAGGCGTCGCGCACCGAACCGCCCACCAGGTACAGGCTGTGGCCGGCGTCGCTGAAGGCACGGACCAGGTCGGTGAGCAGGTCCGCGTAGCTCAGGACGGTGTTCTGGGCGCGCGCGAGCATGCCCAGGGTCGCGGGGCTGAGGTCGGTCGGCTCGATAGATGTCACGCGCGTTAGCTTAGCGGGGGATTTGGTTGGTTCCGAACCATCCCGGACGCGGTGCGGGAAGTACCGAAAGGGGTCGGTGGCGGATACGATGCGAAGAATGAACGACAACGATCGGACGGGATCGGCGAAGCCCGGTTCCGGGCCGGCGAATTCGTCGCGCCCCACCGGCGGGGACGCGCAGGCGTCTGACCAGGGCGGCGGCAATTCGCAGAACACTCAGCGACGGCGCGGGCGCCGCCGCTCGCGTCGTCGTGCCCACAGCGGGAAGAACGCTCACGGCGGTCCCCAGCAGTCACAACAGCAGGGCGCCGCGGGCGAAGCACACAAAGAATCCGGCAAGGACGAGAAGGCCGGGCAGTCCGGCGGCGGCGCGAAGCGTTCGCGTGGCCGGAACCGCTCGCGTCGCCGGCGCGGCGGCCAGGGCGGATCGTCTCCGACGAAAGAGACCCAGAGCAGGCAGAACGCAGGCGAGAAGTCCGAGAAGACTGGCTCGAAGAGCCGGTCCGGGCGGCCGTCGAAAACCTCGCGGGGCGGGCGCAACGCCCGTAATCAGCGGGGCCGGGGCGCCCCGTCCCGGGGCGGGCGGCGCCACGATTCACGCATGACCACCCGCGACGAGACCAGCGCCGGCGGCCTGGTCATCTCCGGGCTCGCCGAGGCCGTCGGCGACGACGGCGAGGTGGATCTCTCCTTGATCTACGTCGCCTTGATCGGTCGTCTCGACCGGCGCGGCCGCCTGCTGTGGTCGATGCCCAAGGGGCACGTGGAACCGGGGGAGGAGCAGTTCTCCACCGCCGAACGCGAGGTGTGGGAGGAGACCGGCATCTACGGCACGGTCCTCGCCGAGCTCGGCGTCATCGACTACTGGTTCGTCTCCGAGGGCGTGCGCATCCACAAGACCGTCTACCACCACTTGCTGCGTTACGTCGACGGCGAGCTCAACGACGAGGACCCGGAGGTGACCGAGGTCGCCTGGATCCCGGCGAGCGAGCTCATCGAGCATCTGGCCTACGCCGACGAAAGAAAACTGGCGCGCATCGCCCACGATCGGCTGCCGGAGCTGGCGCGGAAGGAGCGGGCCGAGGGAAGGGCGACGCCGAGGTGACTCGGCTGCGCCGGATGAAGGCCAGGGTGCGGACTGTGGCCGCCACCCTGGCCGCAGCCGTCGTCGCCGCAGCGGCCCCCGCGGGCGGCGTCCCGCAGGCGGACGCCCTGCCGGCCCCCACCAGCCCGGCCGATCCGGCGGTGGCCACCACCTGGGTGAACCCGGCGATCCGGCCGGGGGAGACCGAAATCCCAGTGTCCTTGCAGCTGAGCGGCTCGCCCACGATGGACTCCGGCCCGGTGGCCGCCGGTTCCGACCTCAGCGTCTCGCTCACGCTGCGCAACACCTCCGACGAGCCGGTCTCCGGCCTGGAGCTCAGCGCCCGGCGCGCCCAACCCGTCGGCAGCGCCGCGGACGCCCGCCAGGCGCTGGCCGCCCACGACTCCCAGTACGCCTGGTACGGCCTGACCGCCGTCCAGGACGAGGTGCTGGCGCCGGGGGAGTCCCGCACCGTGAATCTCACGGTGCCGACCGCTCCCGGCGCGGACGGCACCCTGACCATCCGGGACGCCGGGGTGTACCCGGTCATGTTCGCCCTGCGCGGGGTAGATGGCTCCGTCACGACGGAACGTTTCCTCCTGTCCGCAGAGGACCCTGGCTCGGCCGGGGACGCCGAGGAGGAGGCGGCGGCGTCCGTGCCGCCGTTCAGCCTGGTGTACCCGGTCACCGCCGAGGTCGACGTCACGCCGGGGGAGACCGGCGAGGCCGTGGCGGATCCGCCGTTGCTGTTGCGCAGTGAGCAGCTCGCCGGGCAGCTGGCCGACGGGGGCCGCCTCGATGAGCTGTTGCGCGTCTACGAGGACGCGACCGTCGGCGCCGGCGGTTCCCTCGAGCTTTTCCATGCTTCTTGTCTGGCGCTGGATCCGGCGTTGGTCAGCGTCGTGGACCGGATGAGTGACGGCTATCGGGTCGCGCCCGACCGTCCTGATCTGCAGGCTCCGCAGCGGTTGCGCGATTCCTGGACCCAGGACGACGAGTCCGCCGCCTCGGATCCCGGCCGGGGCGTGGAGGACGCGCAGGCGTGGCTCGAGCGGGTGCGCGCCGTGGCCGCCGAGGGTTGCGTCGTCAGCCTGCCGTGGGCCAACACGGATCTGCGCGCCGTCGCCGACGCGGATGACGCCGCGCTGATGAATGAGGCGATCGGCCGGGGCCCGGGCGTTCTCCAGGAGGCCCTCGGAACAACCGGGGTGACCAACACGGTCATCGCCCCGGGCGGGTACGTGGACCCGGCCGTCGTCGACGCCGCCGGGTGGGCCGACCACAGTTCCGGCGCGGCCGCCGAGGACGGGGCGGGCGGCGCGGCCCCGGAGGCGCGGAACCCGGTGCGCGTGCTGGTGGCGGACAACACCGTCCCCGCCCCGGCCCAGGCCGGGGACGAGGAGGCGATCGATCCCCGTTTCGTCGAGCTCGCCCCCAACGTCCACGCGGTGCGCTACCAGGGTTCGCTCGCCGCCACGTTGGCCACGGTCGGGCGACAGCCGCTGACGGTCGGGTACTCCAACACCGCGACCCGCTACGACTACCGGGTCGACTCCGAGTACTCCCGGGCGGCCTCCGCCGCCTCCGCGCTGCGGTTGACGGTGGCCGAGAACACCGCCCCGCCCGCCGCCGAGTCGGCCCCGGACCCGGTGCTGGCCATGCTGCCGCCCACCCTCGACCCGGATTCCGCGCGCCGGTTGTTGTCCGCCGCCGCCGGCGTGCTCGCCGACGGCGCCGCCGAGCCGCTCGCGCTCGGGGCGTACCTGACCCCGAACGGCTCTCCCGCGGCCCTGGCCGAAGGCGCCGAACCCGGTGCCCCGTTCCCGGATCCTTCGGTCATCACCGACACCGAAATCATCCAGGCCAGCCAGCAGGCCGGCTACCTCGACGACCTGACGCGGCTGATGGTCAACGACCCCGCCATCGCGCTCACCCGCTACGGCTTCACTCAGCCGCTGCGCCATGAGCTGCTCAACGCCCTAGCCGCCACCGGGCGCAACTCCCTGGGCGGTTACGACGACGCCGTCGCCCGCGCCTCCCGGGAGCTGAACGCCAACCGCGACACGATCCAGGAGCTGCGTGGTTCGGTGGCGCTGCTGCCGCCGGGCAACGTCTACACCCGCGCCTCCGAATCCTCTCCGCTGTTGCTGGTCGCGGAGAACCGGCTGCCGCTGCCCGTGGAGGCGACCATCGCCTACGCCGCCACCGACCCGGACGACGCCATCCGGTTGAACCGGCCGGGCACCGTCCTAATTCCGGCGGCGGGGTCCATCACCGTGCAGATGACCGCGGACATCCCGTCGGATCAGGACCAGACGCAGATCAGCCTGTGGTTGGCCACGCCCGACGGCGCGCCGATTTCTTCGCCGGTGGACATTTCCGTGCAGACCCGCACCGGCACCGCCGGGCTGGTCGTGCTGGTGGCCCTGCTCATCGTGGTGATGGGGCTGGCGCTGGTCATGCGCTTCGGCCGCCAACGACGCAAGAAGGGCGCGGACAGACCCCGGGCCCCGGCCCCCGATGACGCCGCCCAGTAACCTCCGACCCGCCTTCGACCGAGATTGGAGTGCCAGTGAGCACACCTTCCACCGATGAGAACCGCACCCCGCAGCCCGCGGGGTTGCGTCGTCGCATCGTCACGCCGTCGCCGCCGGCCCCCGTCCCCACGACCGCTCCGAAACCGCTGATCGACCCGGAGCCGGAAGACGGCGCCCGCCTCGACCGGTCGTCGCTGACCACCGCCCCCACGGCGGGGGCGGCCACCGCCACGGCCCCCGCCCCCGCGGCCCCTCCGGCGGCGCCGGCCTCGGACGTCGGCGGCGAGAACCAGGCCGCGGACCCCGTCCGGGCGGGCGACGGCAAGACCTCCGACCGGCAGGTCGTCGCCTCGACCGGGTCGATGGCGATCGCGACGCTGATCTCGCGCATCACCGGCTTCATCCGGAACCTGCTCATCGGCGCGATGCTCGGCGGCGCCGTCGCCTCGGCGTTCACCACGGCGAACACGCTGCCGAACATGATCACCGAGATTGTCCTCGGCAGCGTCATGACCTCCCTGGTCGTGCCCGTGCTCGTACGGGCGGAAAGAGAGGACCCCGACCGGGGCGCCGCCTTCATCCGCCGGCTGTTCACCCTGACCATCACGCTGATGGGCATAGTGGCGGTCGCCGCGGTGCTCGCGGCGCCCTTCCTCACCCGCATCCAACTGCGCGAAGACGGCCAGGTCAACGTGGAGCTGGCCACGTCCTTCGCCTACCTGCTGCTGCCGCAGATCTTCTTCTACGGGCTGTTCTCCCTGTTCATGGCGGTGCTCAACACCAAGGAGATCTTTAAGCCGGGCGCGTGGGCGCCGGTGCTCAACAACGTCATCGCCATCGCCACGCTCCTGCTGTACGGGCTGCTGCCGGGATCGATCAACCCCGCCGCCCCGGTGAACCTGCTGGACCCGCACGTGGTGTTGCTCGGCCTGGGCACGACCCTGGGCGTGGTCGCGCAGTGCGCGATCATGCTGCCCGCGCTGAAGACGGCCGGCGTGAATCTGCGCCCGTTGTGGGGCATCGACGCCCGGTTGAAGCAATTCGGCGGCATGGCCGTCGCGATCATCGTCTACGTGGCCATCAGCCAGCTCGGCTTGATCGTGACCACCCGTGTGGCCTCCGGCGCCGACGAGGCGGCCCCCTACATCTATTCGCAGGCCTGGCTGCTGCTGCAGGTGCCCTACGGCATCATCGGCGTGACCCTGGTGACGGCGATCATGCCGCGGCTGTCGCGCAACGCGGCGGCCGGCGACGACGCGGGCGTGATCCGGGACCTTTCCCTGGCGACGAAGCTGACGTTCATCGCCATCATCCCGATCATCGTGTTCATGACCGCCTTCGGCCCGGACATCGGCGTCGGTCTGTTCCACTACGGCTCCCTGGACTTCCAGGAGGCCTACGTCCTCGGCCTGTCCATCAGTTTCTCGGCGTTCACGCTGATCCCGTACGCCCTGGTGATGTTGCACCTGCGCGTGTTCTACGCCCGCGAAGAGGCCTGGACCCCGACGTTCATCATCGCCGGCATCACCGCCACGAAGATCGTGCTCAGCTACCTCGCGCCACTGGTGGCCGCCAGCCCGACGCTGGTGGTGATCCTGTTGGCCGCGGCCAACGGCTTCGGCTTCGTGGCGGGCGCCGTCATCGGCTCCCTGCTGCTGCGCCGCAAGCTCGGCCCCCTGGGCTCACGCACGGTGCTGCGCACCTCCGCGTGGGCGCTGGCCGCCGGGCTGGTCGGCATAGCCGCCGCGGTGCTGGTGCGCTGGGCGCTGAGCTTCGCGCTGGAGCCTGTGCTCACGGGGTTCCACCTGTCCATCGGCACCCTCGTCGAACTGGCCGTCGCCGGAGTGGTGTTCGTCATCGTCACCGGCGTCGTCCTGGCCAAGTCCGGGTTGCCGGAGGTCCAGAACGTCGGCCGCATGCTGACGCGCATCCCGGGACTGAACAAGGTGATCACCCCGGACGAGGACAAGGCCATCGACATCGCCGCGGCCGACGCCCGGGACCTGTCCGAACAGCTCTTCGCCCAAGACAGCTTCAACTCCTCGCCGGTACCGCCCCCGATGTCCGCCGGCGTGGTCCGCGGCCCGCGGCTGGTGCCGGGCGCCCCGGTCTCCGACGGCCGGTTCCGCCTCATCGCCGACCACGGCTCCGTGCCGGGCGCACGCTTCTGGCAAGCCGTCGAAGCCGAGAGCGGCAAACAGGTGGCGCTGACCTTCGTGGACACCTCCGGACAGGCGCCGCTGGCCCCGCGCACCACCGCGGAGGCCGCCAAGGTCGCCGCCGAGGTCGCCCGCAACACCCGCCGGCTGGGCAAGCTGGACCACCCGGCCGTGGCGGACAACATCCGCATCCTCGGCTACCGCTCCGGTTGCCTGATCGTCTCGGATTGGGTGGACGGGCTGCCGCTGCGCACCGTCGCCCAGTCGGGCACCGACCCGGACGACCCCACCGAGCTCAACCCGCACGCCGTGGCCTACGCCCTGGCGCCGCTGGCGGACGTCGTCGCCGACGCCGAGGCCGCCGGCACCCCGCTGGGCCTGGACAACTCCTCGCGCCTGCGCATCTCCCGCGACGGCACGGCGGTAC from Corynebacterium maris DSM 45190 includes these protein-coding regions:
- a CDS encoding NUDIX hydrolase translates to MNDNDRTGSAKPGSGPANSSRPTGGDAQASDQGGGNSQNTQRRRGRRRSRRRAHSGKNAHGGPQQSQQQGAAGEAHKESGKDEKAGQSGGGAKRSRGRNRSRRRRGGQGGSSPTKETQSRQNAGEKSEKTGSKSRSGRPSKTSRGGRNARNQRGRGAPSRGGRRHDSRMTTRDETSAGGLVISGLAEAVGDDGEVDLSLIYVALIGRLDRRGRLLWSMPKGHVEPGEEQFSTAEREVWEETGIYGTVLAELGVIDYWFVSEGVRIHKTVYHHLLRYVDGELNDEDPEVTEVAWIPASELIEHLAYADERKLARIAHDRLPELARKERAEGRATPR
- a CDS encoding murein biosynthesis integral membrane protein MurJ — protein: MSTPSTDENRTPQPAGLRRRIVTPSPPAPVPTTAPKPLIDPEPEDGARLDRSSLTTAPTAGAATATAPAPAAPPAAPASDVGGENQAADPVRAGDGKTSDRQVVASTGSMAIATLISRITGFIRNLLIGAMLGGAVASAFTTANTLPNMITEIVLGSVMTSLVVPVLVRAEREDPDRGAAFIRRLFTLTITLMGIVAVAAVLAAPFLTRIQLREDGQVNVELATSFAYLLLPQIFFYGLFSLFMAVLNTKEIFKPGAWAPVLNNVIAIATLLLYGLLPGSINPAAPVNLLDPHVVLLGLGTTLGVVAQCAIMLPALKTAGVNLRPLWGIDARLKQFGGMAVAIIVYVAISQLGLIVTTRVASGADEAAPYIYSQAWLLLQVPYGIIGVTLVTAIMPRLSRNAAAGDDAGVIRDLSLATKLTFIAIIPIIVFMTAFGPDIGVGLFHYGSLDFQEAYVLGLSISFSAFTLIPYALVMLHLRVFYAREEAWTPTFIIAGITATKIVLSYLAPLVAASPTLVVILLAAANGFGFVAGAVIGSLLLRRKLGPLGSRTVLRTSAWALAAGLVGIAAAVLVRWALSFALEPVLTGFHLSIGTLVELAVAGVVFVIVTGVVLAKSGLPEVQNVGRMLTRIPGLNKVITPDEDKAIDIAAADARDLSEQLFAQDSFNSSPVPPPMSAGVVRGPRLVPGAPVSDGRFRLIADHGSVPGARFWQAVEAESGKQVALTFVDTSGQAPLAPRTTAEAAKVAAEVARNTRRLGKLDHPAVADNIRILGYRSGCLIVSDWVDGLPLRTVAQSGTDPDDPTELNPHAVAYALAPLADVVADAEAAGTPLGLDNSSRLRISRDGTAVLAFPAVLPEATVHRDASGLASAIRLLAGASAEDGGEVDPTLAQLAVDARAVADESEEDQAAAQEANEEQTGNPKIRDLSSRLHTFGSYTEVGTDVAAETDVADASDDDRQSLGAAPHLAVASDAADAPKQLKGGFGSRGYSRSGMALIVVTAILFVSLIAAATTFLAGLIGGDSEQSPVSTDSIQGERQNAAPPQLPILQDIEAVSIWQAAGQNPAADNPEDAAYLTDQDTDTQWTSDEYPQGLGTKPGIGLALSTADPVLLDHLLVQSPSAGTRFSVYALPEDVAANEVSDLAELPRVAEGELHTGRNNIELAEHTPPADGVIFWITELPSSAVANSVTVSEVAVVGRTATSDAVTDARDDAEREAEASEEMTEP